The window CCAGCGAAAGATATGCCATGCTGGTGGCAGAGCAATCTGGTTTTCAGGCGGTAGCCTTACGCTATTTCAATACTTATGGTCCGCGACAAGGTTTCACTCCATATGTGGGGGTTATCACCATTTTCATTCAACGCCTACTGCGTGGCGAACCACCATTGATCTTCGGTGATGGTGAACAGTGTCGTGATTTTGTGTATGTCGGCGATGTTGTTGAAGCTACGTTTCGCGCTTTGGTGCGCCCTGTGCATGGGGAAGTATGCAATGTTGGTTCTGGTGTAGGCACCTCGGTGAACCAGTTGGCTGCTTTACTCTGTGCGCGTATGCATCCTGGCATTGAGCCTCAGCATATACCCGCACATCCTGGTGAACTGCGCAACTCTGTTGCTGATATACGCAAAGCCCGAGAACTACTTGGGTATGAACCGCGTGGTCGGCTGGTGGAAAAAATTGACGAAGTCATTGCTTGGAATCGAGGGAGTATGTAGCATGAGCGCTTCCACAGCAAAGACTCTTTTGATTATACCTGCTCACAACGAAGCGAACAACATTGGACAGGTCTTGGCCGAGGTGAGAGATACCGGACTTGAGCTAGACATATTGATCGTTGACGACTATTCGACCGATGACACCGCGCTTGTTGCTCTTGATGCTGGAGCGCGTGTGCTGCGCTTGCCCTGCAATCTGGGCTATGGTGGTGCAGTACAGGCAGGTTTTCGCTACGCCGTTCACTACGGCTACGATTTTGGGGTGTTGATGGATGCAGATGGACAGCATGCAGCTAGTTGTATCGCAGATCTGTTGCAGGTAGTACAATCAGGTAAGGCAGATTTTGCGCTTGGTTCCCGTTTTTTAGGGCGGATGGAGTATCGCACTACTTTTTTCAAGCGCGTGGGGATGGCTTTCTTCAGCCAGGTAGTCTCGCGCATCACAGGGCGGCATATCACCGATGCAACCTCTGGCTTCCAGGCCTTCAATCGTGAGGTGATGGAATTTTTTGCTAAGGACAATTATCCTGTTGATTTTCCTGATGCTGATACCATCTTGCTGCTGCATTTTGCCGGGTTCCGTTTAGCCGAAGTGCCCGTTGTAATGCGTGAAAGATTGAGCGGGCAATCTATGCATTCTAGTTGGAAACCTATCTACTACATATTCAAGATGTTTCTTTCTATTTTTATTGTTTTATTGCGCCAGCGTACCCATAGCAATGCCGTGCGGCGAGGTCAGAGTCCGCTAAGAGAAGGACCTTCACCGTGTTGAACGCATTGACGATAGACTTGGAGGATTGGTATCATCCCGAATTGGTGCGTCCCCGGCTGTCGTCCGCTGAGCAGGAGGCGCAGATTGAACAATCCACTTGGCCGCTTTTGGATTTGCTGCAGGAGCGAGGAGTTAAAGCCACTTTCTTTGTTGTGGGCCAAGTGGCTCAACGACATCCAAGTCTTATCGAGGCTATTGCTGCGCAAGGTCATGAACTGGCCTGCCATGGAATGAGCCACAGGCCATTGTGGGAGATGACACCGGATGAATTCCGCACCGAGTTGGAAGAGTTCGGTCAAGTCATATCAGCGCTTGTGCCTGGGACCGAGATCATTGGTTTTCGCGCTCCCACCTTTTCTCTGGATAACCGGACGCATTGGGCATTGGGTATCCTAGCAGAGTTTGGGTATCGGTACGATTCGAGCGTGTTTCCGCTGCGCACTCCGCTTTATGGAGTTAGCGGCTGCCCGCTCACAATCTACCGTCCTTCCGCAGGAAACATTGCAGTGCCTGATGATCATGGTGCACTGCTTGAATTCCCTATGTCCGTGTGGTCATGGGCAGGTCTGAAGATACCTGTGGGCGGTGGCGTTTACTTACGGATTTTGCCGCTTGCTTTAGTCAAATTTTGTTTGAGACAAATTAACAGTGAAAGGCCTTTTGTCATTTATGTGCACCCTTGGGAAACGTATCCCAATACGCCGCGATTGGAACTGCCTTTGCCAGCCCGCTTAGCTACATATCACAACATTGGCAAGATGCTGCCTCGACTCGCAGCGCTGTTGGACGCATTTTCCTTTGCGCCGATGAGAACTGTGCTCGAAGACATTGGGGAATTGAAATGAGCGCTTGGTTGAATGATTGCTTGCGCCTCGCTTTGCAGGAGGAGGATGTTATGGAATTTCGGGCTCGCCTTTTTGCGATCGTGCTGGGCCTCGCAGTCTTGTTATTTGTGATCAACTTGGTACGCACAAGGAAATTGAAAGAAGAATTTGCCCTATTATGGCTACTCACAGGTGTGGTGTTGGTGCTCACCCCTTTGTTCATCGATTATTTGGATATGCTTGCATATACCCTTGGGATCGAGTACCCACCAGCCCTGATTTTTGTGCTAGCCATTATTTCTTTATTGTTTATTCTTTTCCAGTTCTCTATGCGTTTTTCTCGTATGAGCGATCAGATCAAAGTTTTGATCCAGGAACTGGCATTGCTGCAAGCCCGGCTTGAAGTGCTTGAGCAAAAGGCTAGCGATGAAAAAGGGAGAAGCGATACAAATGACGAATGTGACACGAACTAATCCCAGAAGGAATGAAGTCCTAACTATTGCTGCTCTGTGCCTTTTGACTGCGTTGGTGCGTCTGGGGGCATTGTTGCTGCCACAGCGCATTGTGTGGGGTGATGAGCCTTTCTACCTCTGGTTGGGGCGTAACTGGCTCACTGGAAGAGGCTACACTTTTACTGGCTACTCCGATGTACACCATACGCCGATGTATCCATTGCTGTCTGGGCTGTTCTATCTTCTTACCCACAACATGGAGTTGGCTAGCGACATTTGTTACGTATTGTTTGGCGTACTATTGGTCATCCCAATGTATCTGCTAGCAAAAGAAATGTACAGAAGGGAGGTAGGTTATATTACTATAGCCCTGCTCGCTATCTATCCGGCTGTTGCCACAGCGCCGCTTTTCTGGGGCACGTTGACCGAGCCCCCTTATTATTTCTTTGTCTACACTGGCCTGCTCATGGCCCTCCTCGCTATGCGTCGAGAACGTCTCTGGTCTTATCTTTTGGCCGGCATCTGCTTCGGCCTGGCCTACTTGACCCGTCCTGAGGCCGTGGCGTACGTGGCTATAGGT of the Chloroflexota bacterium genome contains:
- a CDS encoding SDR family NAD(P)-dependent oxidoreductase → MDYKRALITGGAGFIGSHLVERLLQEGLQVVVLDDLSVGKRENVPKEAEFILGDVRDPAAVATAVSGVDAVFHLAARVSIRASVAGFYEDAETNLMGTLNVLRACASARIKKFVYASSMAVYADAEKPVPLPETHPTVPISPYGVAKLASERYAMLVAEQSGFQAVALRYFNTYGPRQGFTPYVGVITIFIQRLLRGEPPLIFGDGEQCRDFVYVGDVVEATFRALVRPVHGEVCNVGSGVGTSVNQLAALLCARMHPGIEPQHIPAHPGELRNSVADIRKARELLGYEPRGRLVEKIDEVIAWNRGSM
- a CDS encoding glycosyltransferase family 2 protein, translating into MSASTAKTLLIIPAHNEANNIGQVLAEVRDTGLELDILIVDDYSTDDTALVALDAGARVLRLPCNLGYGGAVQAGFRYAVHYGYDFGVLMDADGQHAASCIADLLQVVQSGKADFALGSRFLGRMEYRTTFFKRVGMAFFSQVVSRITGRHITDATSGFQAFNREVMEFFAKDNYPVDFPDADTILLLHFAGFRLAEVPVVMRERLSGQSMHSSWKPIYYIFKMFLSIFIVLLRQRTHSNAVRRGQSPLREGPSPC
- a CDS encoding polysaccharide deacetylase family protein encodes the protein MLNALTIDLEDWYHPELVRPRLSSAEQEAQIEQSTWPLLDLLQERGVKATFFVVGQVAQRHPSLIEAIAAQGHELACHGMSHRPLWEMTPDEFRTELEEFGQVISALVPGTEIIGFRAPTFSLDNRTHWALGILAEFGYRYDSSVFPLRTPLYGVSGCPLTIYRPSAGNIAVPDDHGALLEFPMSVWSWAGLKIPVGGGVYLRILPLALVKFCLRQINSERPFVIYVHPWETYPNTPRLELPLPARLATYHNIGKMLPRLAALLDAFSFAPMRTVLEDIGELK
- a CDS encoding DUF2304 domain-containing protein, whose protein sequence is MRLALQEEDVMEFRARLFAIVLGLAVLLFVINLVRTRKLKEEFALLWLLTGVVLVLTPLFIDYLDMLAYTLGIEYPPALIFVLAIISLLFILFQFSMRFSRMSDQIKVLIQELALLQARLEVLEQKASDEKGRSDTNDECDTN